The window ACTGTAAAGGCTGGCACCTATGTCTTCGAGATCCACAATAACAATGTGGGACATGATGTTGGATTTGTTCTGGTAGAAAAAGGAAAAGACATCAGCAAGCCGGAGAATCATATCCAGACGGCCTATGTGACAGAAGCTGTTGCTACTGGAAAGACTCAAAGGTCTAAGCCAACAAATTTGGAAAAAGGAGAGTATGTATATTTCTGTCCTTTAAACCCAACGGCTACTGATAATACACTTGTAGTTGAGTAAGCACCCATAATATGTAGAAAATTGAAGGCCTTGATGATGAGGCAGGCCTTCTAAAAATCAAATTTTAATTGAATGGAAACCGAATCTTCTTTAGGTTCGGTTTTCTTTTTTTCTGTATTCAGATTGGCCAGCGAAATTCCAAGCAACCTAACCGAATTCTGAAGGTTTTCCTGATAAAGGAGTTCTTTGGTCATTTGCAGGATGAGATTTTTATCTGACACAAAATAGGGCAGGGTTTTGCTGCGTGTCTTGACGATATTCTTGTAGAAGCCTTCGCTACCGTGCGTGAAGCAAGTAAACGGGTTTACGGTATGCGTCACTTCGACGTGCAGATGCTAGGCGGTCAAGTACTTCACCAAGGTAAAATTTCAGAAATGCGCACGGGTGAAGGTAAGACGCTAACTGCTACCTTGCCAACTTACCTTAATGCTTTGTCTGGCAAAGGGGTTCACGTTGTTACTGTGAATGATTACCTTGCTCGTCGTGATGCTGAGTGGAGTAACCAGTTATTTACTTACCTAGGTATGCGTGTGGGCTGTAACGTGCCTGGTATGTCGCCGCAGCAAAAGCGTGAAGCTTATCAAGCTGACGTAACCTATGGTACGAACAACGAATTTGGTTTTGACTACCTTCGTGACAATATGGCATTTAGCCCACAAGACCGCGTACAGCGCCCGCTTAACTATGCGGTAGTGGATGAAGTTGACTCAATTCTTATCGACGAAGCCCGTACACCACTTATTATTTCTGGTCAGGCCGAAGATAGCTCAGAGCTATATCGCCGCATCAACACCATTATTCCTAAACTTGTTCAGCAAGAAAAAGAGGATGAAGAAGGCCAAGAGGGCGATGGTGACTACACGATTGACCTTAAGGCAAAACAAATTCATCTTACCGAGCGCGGTCAAATTCACGTTGAGGAAATTCTTCAACAAGAGGGCATGCTGCCTGAAGGCGAGTCGCTGTTTGCTGCAGGTAATATTTCACTGCTTCATCATATTAACGCTGCGCTTCGTGCACACAAGTTGTTTGCTAAAGACGTAGACTACATCGTTAAAGAAGACCAAATCG is drawn from Acidobacteriota bacterium and contains these coding sequences:
- a CDS encoding cupredoxin domain-containing protein; the encoded protein is MKKVLAVLVLALGALVSGNAQDKMMKDAKMMKDKAEVISLEQTPGEFTQKQLTVKAGTYVFEIHNNNVGHDVGFVLVEKGKDISKPENHIQTAYVTEAVATGKTQRSKPTNLEKGEYVYFCPLNPTATDNTLVVE